The Deltaproteobacteria bacterium genome contains the following window.
GGCGCCATGCCTGAGCCACCGGCAATGAAGATCAATTCCTGTTGTGTGTTGCGTGTTGCGTGGTCTGTGTTGCGTAAATAGAAATTGCCGTACGGTCCTCGGATGGTTAGCCGCTCGCCTGGCTTGAGCTGGTGGTCCACATAGGAGGAAAACACGCCACCGGGCATGAGTTTAACCATTATTTCTATTTCGCCACGGCGACTGGGCGGATTCGCCATCGAGTACGAGCGCCACTCGTTGGTTCCGGGAACAAGGACATCGATGTATTGGCCGGCTTTGAAAACAATCCGTTGCGGATCATACAACTGTAGATGAATGCCGCGAATATCGTGAGCCAATGTCTCCACCCGAGTTACATCAACTGCAAACTCATACACCGAGAGACCAGACACAAGGTCCGCTTCGTCGTAATCCCATAACTCGATGCTGAGATCACTCTCAGGATAAGCGCAACACAGCAACGCCATGCCTTGTTGTTTCTCGAAATCGAGCAAGGCAAAGCTCGATGCCTCTGAGTTTTCAACTTCACCTTCAACCACCTGGGCTTTACACATGCCACAACCGCCAAATTTGCAGCCGTAGCGTAAGTTCAACCCATTGCGCATCGCGGCTTCGAGAATGGTCTCGTTATCACCGCAGGTGAATTGCTTCTCAAATGGGAGGAGTGTGATGGTGTACGGCATACAAAATGGGGGGAGGATTTAGGGGCTAGGGATTGGCGGGGGACCCAGCCCCTACCCCCTAGCCCCCACCCCCTAGTTCCGGAGTGGATCTTTAATCGTGTACTGCAACCGCCGAATATCATCGATGGTCCACATATTCTCAGTCTTGAGATGCGGCTGAGCTATCAACGTTTTGCCGTCTGGGCGGATGTAGCCGAGTTCTGTCACCACATCAGCAAGGTCCCACCCGTCGAAACGCTCGAACCAGGTTTGAAAACCAAGATAGCGCTGCGGTTCGAGATCGAAGATCCATTCGCACGGCTCTGAGCAGAACGCGCGTTTCTTGCCAGCTTTCTCAACTATATGAACGGCACTGTTATCTGGCCGTGGGATCACGCATGGCAACTGGCACACCTGGCACAGCGGTGGGAGGCTGGGAAGCAATTGCGCGGGAATCTGTCCGTGCTTTGGGTCAGCCATCATGCGATACGCTTCCCAGAATTTGCCATAGTGCGTGTCCCATCCAGGATAGTTCTCGGCAAACCAGGCACAGTCCTTCTCTTGCATGACATCAAAGCGCCAGAAGGCGACTGGCCACAGAGCGAATGCTGACATCGCCACCGAATGATGCATCCAGGAGATATTCTCCTGCGCTTGCGGTAACCAGCGGGGCGGCTTGAGGCCAAATTTTTCTAATTTTGCAATGAAGCTGCCGACCCAATCGTCAATGATCCACTGTTGCCACATGTTCTTGTAGGTCTGTACGTGATTGACGCTGAAGTAGTCGGTCAGCGTCCCGAGGAACGAGTCAATAAACTTATGCGTACGCCAAAAGTATTTATCAATTGCTTCTTGAATCAGCGGG
Protein-coding sequences here:
- a CDS encoding 2Fe-2S iron-sulfur cluster binding domain-containing protein, with the protein product MPYTITLLPFEKQFTCGDNETILEAAMRNGLNLRYGCKFGGCGMCKAQVVEGEVENSEASSFALLDFEKQQGMALLCCAYPESDLSIELWDYDEADLVSGLSVYEFAVDVTRVETLAHDIRGIHLQLYDPQRIVFKAGQYIDVLVPGTNEWRSYSMANPPSRRGEIEIMVKLMPGGVFSSYVDHQLKPGERLTIRGPYGNFYLRNTDHATRNTQQELIFIAGGSGMAPILSLLRDMTESRDSRSVIYFYGARTRRDLFLLDELQSFAQQLPNFCFIPALSEPTQEDAWSGETGLITEVVKRLVPRGGDKQAYMCGPTAMIDAAIVALQKLGIDEKDIFYDKFVTKADTAA
- a CDS encoding monooxygenase, with translation MPRNLIKAHDKIKGLEWTPTYFQPEAKYETKFHIPKKTKDPFRHLIRDYMAMEAEKDDRQYGFLDGAVRIDNPNQVEPRFAESLKPALAILPFAEYAAGKCQGMLISTVENEELRNGYLAQMLDEVRHNQQEMYLGRYYMKHYADPAGFDVSQKGFGEHFLGAAGRSFIETFIAGDPIECAISLQVVGETAFTNPLFVAFPNTAAANGDHATPTVFLSIQSDEARHMANGYATLAAALSDDRNLPLIQEAIDKYFWRTHKFIDSFLGTLTDYFSVNHVQTYKNMWQQWIIDDWVGSFIAKLEKFGLKPPRWLPQAQENISWMHHSVAMSAFALWPVAFWRFDVMQEKDCAWFAENYPGWDTHYGKFWEAYRMMADPKHGQIPAQLLPSLPPLCQVCQLPCVIPRPDNSAVHIVEKAGKKRAFCSEPCEWIFDLEPQRYLGFQTWFERFDGWDLADVVTELGYIRPDGKTLIAQPHLKTENMWTIDDIRRLQYTIKDPLRN